A genomic region of Candidatus Bathyarchaeota archaeon contains the following coding sequences:
- a CDS encoding RlmE family RNA methyltransferase, with protein sequence MPKAWIQERKRDYYYKKAKEEKYRSRAAYKLFQAAEKYHFIKKGDVVVDLGAAPGGWTQAARKIVGSKGFVLGVDLKPVEPFSEHNVRTIIGDITEEGIVGQICEKLPKKAEVVISDVSPNISGIWELDHARQIDLAQKALEIALEILKPNGNFFVKVFQGDMLDDFVAKVKRYFREVKVIKPKASRARSSELFVLGVHLKASSFPHG encoded by the coding sequence TTGCCCAAAGCTTGGATTCAAGAACGCAAAAGAGATTATTACTATAAGAAGGCGAAAGAAGAAAAGTACCGTTCAAGAGCGGCTTACAAGCTGTTTCAAGCGGCAGAGAAATATCATTTCATAAAAAAGGGCGACGTTGTTGTAGATTTGGGCGCTGCACCGGGCGGCTGGACCCAAGCTGCAAGAAAAATTGTTGGATCAAAAGGTTTTGTTTTGGGGGTTGACTTAAAGCCTGTAGAACCGTTTTCAGAACATAATGTACGGACGATTATCGGTGACATAACTGAGGAGGGAATAGTTGGGCAAATCTGTGAAAAACTCCCTAAAAAGGCTGAGGTAGTTATTTCAGATGTGTCACCAAATATTTCTGGAATTTGGGAGTTAGATCACGCTCGTCAGATTGATTTAGCTCAAAAAGCTTTGGAAATAGCTCTTGAAATCCTTAAGCCTAACGGTAACTTTTTTGTGAAGGTTTTTCAAGGCGACATGCTTGACGACTTTGTAGCTAAAGTTAAACGGTATTTTAGAGAGGTGAAAGTTATAAAGCCGAAAGCTAGTAGGGCGAGAAGCTCGGAGCTTTTTGTTTTGGGCGTTCACCTTAAGGCTTCAAGTTTTCCTCATGGATAA
- a CDS encoding DUF4152 family protein, which translates to MRIVAADSSSAILNEKFEPLTIVATAAVLVKSPYREPSECLAKPIFADAENSHEVILHEAELCKQLLAKVEAEADVIHLDMSLGAVSLEQLSPIQFSNMKISSRARSNLVKILPKLRKISGEISQKYGVDVLAIGKASIPVRIAELTAGAHAIIYASEKTLKQNEPLILGLPLKCQPKILGDKVYVYSLMAAEHDVLGCATDTNGVLKKVNITEILNPCARGFRTLKITPSNLT; encoded by the coding sequence TTGAGGATAGTTGCCGCTGATTCTTCTTCGGCTATTTTAAACGAGAAGTTTGAACCATTAACTATCGTGGCAACTGCCGCCGTCTTAGTGAAGTCTCCTTACAGAGAACCAAGCGAATGTTTAGCTAAGCCGATTTTTGCGGATGCTGAAAACAGCCACGAGGTTATACTGCATGAAGCTGAATTGTGTAAACAACTGCTTGCAAAAGTAGAGGCGGAAGCGGATGTTATTCATCTTGACATGTCTCTTGGGGCGGTCTCCCTTGAACAGCTTTCCCCAATACAATTTTCTAACATGAAAATCTCTAGCAGGGCAAGAAGCAACCTTGTAAAGATTCTGCCCAAGCTTAGGAAAATCTCTGGAGAGATTTCGCAGAAATATGGCGTAGATGTCCTAGCCATAGGAAAGGCAAGTATCCCAGTGAGAATTGCTGAACTGACAGCTGGGGCTCATGCCATAATATATGCTTCAGAAAAAACACTAAAGCAGAATGAACCGTTAATACTTGGGCTTCCGTTGAAATGTCAACCAAAAATATTAGGCGACAAAGTGTATGTTTACTCTTTAATGGCGGCGGAACACGATGTTCTAGGCTGCGCGACCGACACTAACGGAGTTTTGAAAAAAGTTAATATTACCGAGATATTGAATCCATGCGCAAGGGGGTTCAGAACTTTGAAAATAACCCCCTCTAACCTAACATGA
- a CDS encoding stage II sporulation protein M: MTSSIWKGFPTKVKRILTVLIFFLVSIAVTVAGVSTPLTEREASEINEELGEMQDYLSTADLFRGATLIFGNNFVLCLSFFVPFIGPIFGVYVLYSTGVVIAAQSICNGVDPRLAFLLLFLFPFTWLEFLAYSAAFAESVWLGWRIIRHNWRREIINACIMISICAVILLVAAFIEIALIKAFT; this comes from the coding sequence TTGACATCAAGCATTTGGAAAGGCTTTCCAACAAAAGTGAAACGCATTCTCACGGTATTGATTTTCTTCCTTGTTTCGATTGCTGTGACGGTTGCGGGTGTTTCGACTCCACTCACCGAGAGGGAGGCATCTGAGATAAACGAAGAACTTGGCGAGATGCAAGACTACCTTTCAACCGCCGATCTGTTTCGTGGAGCCACTTTAATCTTCGGCAACAATTTTGTTTTGTGTCTGTCCTTTTTTGTCCCCTTTATTGGACCTATATTTGGGGTTTATGTGCTTTATAGCACTGGTGTTGTGATTGCTGCACAAAGCATCTGCAACGGTGTAGATCCCCGCTTAGCTTTTTTGTTGCTGTTCCTTTTCCCTTTCACTTGGCTTGAGTTTTTAGCATATTCTGCGGCATTTGCTGAAAGTGTTTGGTTGGGCTGGCGTATTATAAGGCATAATTGGAGAAGGGAAATCATAAATGCATGTATTATGATTTCTATATGCGCGGTGATACTGCTGGTGGCTGCCTTCATTGAAATAGCGCTAATAAAAGCCTTCACCTAG
- the nadC gene encoding carboxylating nicotinate-nucleotide diphosphorylase: MFLPKKVLEEKLLQMLTEDLGQGDVTSSLIVPEGCTAEAEIITKEAGIAAGIEEAKVLLESLGLKFESYVRDGDELTPKQVLLKVYGDARTILSAERTLLNILSRMSGIATATRKLIEKIQKAGYKTKVACTRKTAPGLLYLDKKAVATGGGDTHRLHLDDMILIKDNHIAIAGDVRKAVKAVQEKTSFSKKIEVEVAKVEDVLKAAEAGADIIMLDNFSPEQVEEAIKLLKKAGYYGKVMLEASGGITADNILDYASKGVDIISLGEITHSIKALNISLEITNVEKTR, encoded by the coding sequence ATGTTCCTCCCTAAAAAAGTTCTCGAAGAAAAGCTCTTACAGATGCTTACAGAAGACCTTGGGCAAGGTGATGTAACGTCATCCCTAATAGTTCCAGAAGGTTGCACTGCAGAAGCGGAGATAATAACCAAAGAAGCAGGAATAGCTGCGGGAATAGAGGAAGCAAAAGTGCTTCTTGAAAGTTTAGGCTTAAAATTTGAATCTTACGTTAGAGACGGTGACGAACTAACACCTAAACAAGTTTTGTTAAAGGTTTACGGGGACGCAAGAACAATACTCTCGGCTGAGCGCACTCTTCTCAACATTTTATCGCGGATGAGTGGCATAGCCACGGCGACGAGAAAGCTTATAGAGAAAATCCAAAAAGCGGGATATAAAACGAAGGTTGCTTGCACAAGGAAAACTGCGCCTGGACTACTATACTTAGATAAAAAAGCTGTCGCCACTGGCGGAGGAGACACGCATAGACTTCATCTGGACGACATGATTCTGATAAAGGACAATCATATCGCCATAGCCGGAGACGTTAGAAAAGCTGTTAAAGCGGTCCAGGAAAAAACCTCTTTCAGCAAGAAAATCGAGGTTGAAGTGGCTAAAGTTGAAGATGTTCTCAAGGCTGCTGAAGCCGGGGCAGACATAATAATGCTTGACAATTTTTCACCAGAACAAGTGGAAGAGGCTATCAAACTCTTGAAAAAAGCTGGATATTATGGAAAAGTGATGTTAGAAGCCAGCGGTGGCATAACGGCAGACAACATCCTTGATTACGCTTCGAAAGGAGTAGACATTATAAGTTTAGGTGAAATAACCCATAGCATAAAAGCTCTAAACATAAGCTTGGAGATCACAAACGTTGAGAAGACTAGGTGA
- a CDS encoding TIGR00296 family protein, translated as MSFDLSLEEGKLLVGLARRAVEEYLKTRKRIRLPEGLPQKLMQPCGVFVTINSVKGREKELRGCIGLPYPTTPLAEAVIESAISSATQDPRFYPLSLEELDDVVFEVSVLTPPQLVEVKSPSEYPSKIKVGVDGLIIERGFYRGLLLPQVPVEWSWDEEEFLCQCCLKAGLPPDCWLMKGTKVYKFQAIIFEEEKPKGEVKRKALT; from the coding sequence TTGTCTTTCGACCTTAGCCTAGAGGAAGGAAAACTGCTGGTTGGGCTTGCTAGAAGAGCCGTAGAAGAGTACCTAAAAACTAGAAAACGCATTCGATTGCCGGAAGGACTTCCACAGAAGCTTATGCAACCATGCGGAGTTTTCGTGACGATAAATAGTGTTAAGGGAAGAGAAAAAGAATTACGGGGATGCATCGGCCTTCCCTACCCAACAACACCTTTGGCGGAGGCTGTCATAGAATCTGCTATAAGCTCGGCAACCCAAGACCCGAGGTTTTACCCCTTATCTCTAGAAGAGTTAGACGATGTGGTTTTTGAGGTCAGCGTGCTCACACCCCCACAACTAGTGGAAGTGAAAAGTCCAAGCGAATACCCATCGAAAATAAAAGTGGGTGTTGATGGGCTGATCATAGAAAGAGGTTTCTACAGGGGACTTTTGCTTCCTCAAGTGCCAGTTGAATGGAGTTGGGATGAAGAAGAGTTCCTATGCCAATGCTGTTTGAAGGCCGGACTCCCACCGGACTGCTGGCTTATGAAAGGCACAAAAGTCTACAAGTTTCAAGCTATAATATTCGAGGAAGAAAAACCAAAAGGCGAGGTTAAACGTAAAGCCCTCACCTAA
- the psmB gene encoding archaeal proteasome endopeptidase complex subunit beta produces MPQYLWVPGATTVGIVCRDGVILASEKRVSYGYLVVSRGGKKVFKITDNIGAACAGLVSDMQILVREVEAYANLYSMDVGRPISVRSAAKLMSNLLFANRLAPLITQTIVGGIDDEGSSLYVLDVLGSVIPDKYAVVGSGTEIAMGVLEEGYREGLSIEEGKNLVVRAIKSAISRDIMSGDGIDFLFITKDGTREESIKF; encoded by the coding sequence ATGCCTCAATATTTGTGGGTTCCAGGCGCCACTACGGTCGGCATAGTATGCAGAGACGGTGTCATATTGGCCTCTGAAAAGCGGGTTTCCTACGGGTATTTGGTTGTTAGCAGAGGAGGGAAGAAAGTCTTCAAAATAACAGATAATATAGGTGCAGCCTGCGCCGGGCTTGTATCAGACATGCAAATTCTGGTTCGCGAAGTTGAGGCTTATGCAAACCTTTACAGCATGGATGTCGGCAGACCCATATCAGTCAGGTCTGCAGCCAAGCTTATGTCTAACCTGCTTTTTGCTAATAGATTAGCTCCGTTAATAACTCAAACAATTGTGGGAGGCATAGATGATGAAGGCTCTTCACTATACGTTTTGGACGTTTTAGGTTCGGTTATACCAGACAAGTACGCGGTTGTTGGTTCCGGAACAGAGATCGCCATGGGAGTGCTGGAAGAAGGCTATCGGGAAGGCTTAAGCATAGAAGAGGGAAAAAACCTCGTCGTCAGAGCTATAAAATCCGCCATTAGTCGAGACATTATGAGCGGCGACGGCATCGACTTTCTATTTATAACAAAAGACGGAACACGCGAGGAATCCATAAAGTTCTAG
- a CDS encoding methylated-DNA--[protein]-cysteine S-methyltransferase — protein sequence MLALYAKKIENVWFGVAYEREKIFATAFAFEKSQILRSLLKNIPFNIPFQHSEESTEFAEKVIYSLAGIYGGQGCSETFPLAEDLLTCYSQKVLKAASLIPVGYVSSYASIAKAIGGSPRAVGRAMASNPFPLLIPCHRVVASDFSPGGYGGGLHVKLEILKREKRGYTTTKEIKVNGGVLRIFPVEFVLKNL from the coding sequence ATGTTAGCGCTTTATGCCAAGAAGATTGAAAACGTATGGTTTGGGGTTGCATATGAACGCGAGAAGATTTTCGCAACAGCATTTGCGTTCGAAAAGAGCCAGATTCTTAGAAGTTTGCTTAAAAACATCCCCTTTAACATTCCTTTTCAACATTCAGAAGAATCAACGGAGTTCGCTGAAAAAGTAATCTATTCCCTTGCAGGTATCTATGGTGGCCAAGGTTGCAGTGAAACGTTTCCCCTTGCCGAAGATCTTTTAACTTGCTATTCACAGAAAGTCCTTAAAGCTGCCTCTTTAATTCCCGTTGGCTACGTGTCTTCTTATGCCTCAATAGCGAAAGCTATTGGCGGAAGCCCTAGAGCTGTTGGGCGAGCTATGGCCTCAAACCCCTTTCCGCTACTTATTCCATGCCATCGAGTTGTGGCTTCAGATTTTTCTCCAGGCGGGTATGGCGGGGGTTTGCATGTAAAGTTAGAGATTCTAAAACGTGAAAAGAGAGGCTACACAACAACTAAAGAAATTAAAGTGAATGGCGGTGTTCTACGAATTTTTCCAGTGGAATTTGTTCTGAAAAATTTGTAA
- a CDS encoding nicotinamide-nucleotide adenylyltransferase, with protein sequence MTKRGLFVGRFQPFHKGHLHVIKEILSEVDELVIVVGSAQYSHRINNPFTTSERLVMIRKALEEEGIDLRRVWIVPVPDVHIHMVWVSAVEGYAPRFDVVYSNEPLTRRLFMEAGYPVKSIRFHKREIYSATEIRERMLKGENWEELVPKSVADFIKEIGGDERIRDLVKSDKV encoded by the coding sequence ATGACTAAGCGTGGGCTTTTTGTTGGGAGATTCCAGCCCTTCCACAAAGGACACCTCCATGTAATAAAAGAAATTTTAAGCGAAGTGGACGAACTTGTAATCGTTGTTGGCAGCGCTCAATACAGTCATCGCATTAATAACCCATTCACAACAAGCGAAAGGCTTGTAATGATAAGGAAAGCCTTAGAAGAGGAAGGGATTGATCTAAGACGCGTCTGGATTGTGCCCGTGCCCGATGTGCACATCCACATGGTTTGGGTTTCAGCCGTTGAAGGTTATGCCCCCCGCTTTGATGTGGTTTACTCCAACGAACCGCTTACGCGTAGACTCTTCATGGAAGCTGGATACCCTGTTAAATCCATACGCTTTCATAAGCGCGAAATATACTCCGCCACAGAAATAAGAGAAAGAATGCTAAAGGGCGAAAACTGGGAGGAACTTGTCCCCAAAAGCGTAGCCGATTTCATAAAAGAGATAGGTGGTGATGAAAGAATCAGAGATCTTGTAAAGAGCGATAAAGTGTAA
- a CDS encoding S-adenosyl-l-methionine hydroxide adenosyltransferase family protein: MKTPLQLITLTTDFGLIDPYVAEMKAVILGINPNVRIVDITHQIEKFNIRNGAFVLAAASQYFPEGTIHVAVVDPGVGAKRKPILIETAKDFFIGPDNGILTLAAKNQGIKHIYEIANPKFMLPKISKTFHGRDIFAPAAAFLSKGAKPSDFGPEIHKIVTPRFARIVKKDDTLSGQVIHVDSFGNVITNFTSEHLEALGIKDSVHVKIGDRKLTLRLCKAYADEKAQRPLAIMGSHDFLEISINMGNAAKFFNVKVGDPVTLYRSLQDL; the protein is encoded by the coding sequence ATGAAGACACCGTTGCAACTTATAACGCTGACTACGGATTTTGGATTGATTGATCCCTATGTTGCTGAAATGAAAGCGGTTATTTTGGGAATAAATCCCAATGTAAGAATAGTTGACATAACACATCAGATAGAGAAGTTCAACATTAGAAATGGTGCATTCGTGCTTGCCGCTGCATCTCAATATTTCCCAGAGGGCACAATACATGTGGCGGTTGTCGACCCCGGTGTTGGAGCGAAACGAAAACCCATCTTGATAGAGACTGCGAAAGACTTTTTCATAGGTCCAGACAACGGCATATTGACTCTAGCAGCAAAAAACCAAGGAATAAAACATATTTATGAAATAGCAAACCCAAAGTTTATGCTTCCCAAAATATCCAAAACTTTCCATGGGAGAGATATATTTGCTCCGGCAGCGGCGTTCCTTTCAAAAGGGGCAAAACCATCAGATTTTGGGCCGGAAATTCATAAAATTGTTACGCCAAGGTTCGCAAGAATCGTTAAAAAGGACGACACATTATCTGGTCAGGTTATTCATGTTGACAGTTTTGGGAATGTCATAACAAATTTCACAAGCGAACATCTTGAAGCTTTGGGTATCAAGGATTCTGTACATGTAAAGATAGGGGATAGGAAGTTAACATTAAGGCTTTGTAAGGCTTATGCAGACGAGAAAGCCCAAAGGCCTTTGGCTATAATGGGAAGCCATGATTTTCTTGAAATATCCATAAACATGGGTAACGCAGCCAAATTTTTTAACGTGAAAGTCGGAGACCCAGTTACACTTTATCGCTCTTTACAAGATCTCTGA
- a CDS encoding MoaD/ThiS family protein, translated as MSVTVKFVGSLRNLTGRGRITLKVDGEKALKEIIDMIIKDFPKTNVLLDPELKNPKPNTLIIVNEKEISVLNGLETIIKDGDEIVFVPVSHGG; from the coding sequence ATGAGTGTAACTGTAAAGTTCGTCGGAAGTTTACGCAACTTGACTGGAAGAGGTAGAATTACATTAAAAGTTGATGGAGAAAAAGCGCTAAAGGAGATTATAGACATGATTATCAAAGACTTTCCTAAAACAAATGTCTTGCTTGATCCAGAGTTGAAGAATCCGAAGCCAAACACTCTTATAATCGTGAATGAGAAGGAGATAAGCGTTCTAAATGGTTTAGAAACCATCATTAAAGATGGAGATGAAATAGTCTTTGTTCCAGTTTCTCATGGCGGATAA
- a CDS encoding 30S ribosomal protein S17e has translation MGKVRTEQIKRTAKELIRRFPDRFSRNFEENKRLVAMLVPGATTRVRNQIAGYITHAYGGIEVPSQSENGNEDASE, from the coding sequence TTGGGAAAAGTTCGAACAGAGCAGATTAAACGTACAGCCAAAGAACTAATCAGACGATTTCCGGATAGGTTTTCCAGAAATTTTGAGGAAAACAAACGTTTGGTTGCCATGCTTGTTCCAGGGGCTACAACAAGAGTGCGAAATCAGATTGCAGGCTATATAACACACGCTTATGGCGGTATCGAGGTTCCCTCTCAAAGTGAAAATGGAAATGAGGACGCAAGCGAGTAG
- a CDS encoding TatD family hydrolase: protein MKALRYIDAHIHLSDEEYEGKVEEIVSEAKNFNVIALVSNSMDLETSVKSVELAEQFKGLVYAALGIHPWNVNTMLEEELHETSEFILGQQRNKAVVAIGEVGLDYKYEKIWDKQLRVFDEMLRLAEKMNLPVIIHSRGTTAQVVEMLPSYRLKKVLLHWFSNPISALTKAIDNGYYISEGPPVAYSNGIREVVRRVPLENLLTETDGPVRYFRNPFEGKLTSPAFVPTVVNAIAEVKKRNVDEVAEQILKNFEEFFGLKFNSKNVKLN from the coding sequence ATGAAAGCTCTGAGATATATTGATGCTCACATACATCTTTCAGATGAGGAGTATGAGGGGAAAGTTGAAGAGATTGTTTCTGAAGCAAAAAATTTCAATGTTATTGCGCTTGTTTCCAACTCGATGGATCTTGAAACCAGCGTAAAAAGTGTAGAATTAGCCGAACAATTTAAGGGATTAGTCTATGCTGCGTTGGGAATTCACCCGTGGAATGTAAACACTATGCTAGAGGAAGAGTTGCATGAAACTTCTGAGTTTATATTGGGACAACAACGGAATAAGGCGGTGGTGGCTATTGGAGAGGTTGGCTTAGACTACAAGTATGAGAAAATATGGGATAAGCAGCTGAGAGTCTTTGATGAAATGCTTAGGTTAGCTGAGAAGATGAATCTGCCGGTTATAATTCATTCCCGTGGGACAACCGCACAAGTAGTTGAAATGCTTCCGTCTTACCGTTTAAAAAAGGTTCTTCTCCATTGGTTCAGCAATCCGATAAGCGCGTTAACGAAAGCTATAGACAACGGATATTACATAAGCGAAGGGCCGCCGGTTGCCTATTCTAATGGTATAAGAGAGGTTGTGAGACGCGTTCCTCTAGAAAATCTCTTGACAGAAACTGATGGGCCTGTGCGGTACTTCAGAAATCCCTTCGAGGGTAAGTTAACAAGTCCAGCTTTCGTGCCGACGGTTGTTAACGCTATAGCTGAGGTTAAGAAAAGAAATGTTGATGAAGTTGCGGAGCAAATCTTGAAAAATTTCGAGGAATTTTTCGGGTTGAAGTTTAATTCAAAGAACGTAAAGTTAAATTAG
- a CDS encoding NFYB/HAP3 family transcription factor subunit produces MADLELAIAPMHRLCKKAGAERVSEAAAKELAKALEEIGIKIAKEALDFAMHTGRKTIKAEDIEIAARKVMGR; encoded by the coding sequence ATGGCAGATTTAGAGTTGGCAATTGCTCCTATGCATAGACTCTGTAAAAAGGCCGGAGCTGAAAGAGTAAGTGAAGCAGCTGCAAAGGAACTCGCCAAGGCTCTAGAAGAAATTGGAATTAAAATAGCCAAGGAAGCTCTTGATTTTGCGATGCACACTGGAAGAAAAACAATAAAAGCTGAGGACATTGAAATCGCTGCAAGAAAAGTTATGGGTAGATAA
- a CDS encoding GTPase, with protein sequence MSSDNLLSSTHSRKRVIIMGAAGRDFHNFNVYFRNNEVYEVVAFTATQIPGIEGRIYPPELAGKNYPKGIPIYPEDDLEKLIEEYDVDQVVFAYSDVSHEYVMHKASLVLAKGADFRLMGPKTTMLKASVPVVSVGAVRTGCGKSQTSRQIAKILKNKGLNVVVIRHPMPYGDIRRQICQRFATHEDLDKYNCTIEEREEYEPHLDNGVIVYAGVDYEKILKEAEKEADIIVWDGGNNDIPFYKPNLHIVVTDPHRVGHETAYHPGETNLRMANVVIINKVDTAPLENINHIRENIKKVNPNALILEAASPITADNPSLIKGKRVLVIEDGPTLTHGDMPYGAATLLAKQLDAELVDPRPYAVGSIKEAYEKYSHLGLVLPALGYGEKQMAELYETIARTPCDVVVIGTPVDLRRVMTINKPTVRVKYELKVLGPISLDHVLDDFLKRRGKSGN encoded by the coding sequence ATGTCCTCTGACAACTTATTATCCTCTACTCACAGCAGGAAACGTGTCATCATAATGGGTGCTGCTGGCAGAGACTTCCACAACTTTAATGTTTACTTCAGAAACAACGAGGTGTATGAGGTTGTGGCTTTTACAGCTACGCAGATTCCAGGAATAGAGGGAAGAATTTACCCACCGGAGCTTGCAGGCAAAAACTATCCAAAGGGTATACCCATCTATCCCGAAGATGATTTAGAAAAACTGATAGAAGAATATGATGTAGACCAAGTTGTTTTCGCTTATAGTGATGTCTCCCATGAATATGTGATGCATAAAGCATCTCTAGTGTTAGCTAAAGGTGCGGACTTTAGGTTAATGGGGCCAAAGACAACGATGTTAAAAGCCAGTGTTCCAGTCGTATCCGTTGGAGCCGTTAGAACAGGTTGCGGCAAAAGTCAAACATCACGGCAAATTGCAAAAATCTTGAAGAATAAAGGTTTAAATGTTGTTGTAATAAGGCATCCAATGCCATACGGTGACATACGAAGGCAAATCTGCCAACGCTTCGCCACACATGAAGACCTTGACAAATATAACTGTACAATAGAAGAAAGAGAAGAATATGAACCTCATCTAGATAATGGAGTGATCGTTTACGCTGGGGTAGACTATGAAAAAATTTTGAAAGAGGCGGAAAAAGAAGCTGACATAATTGTTTGGGATGGAGGGAACAATGATATACCCTTCTATAAACCCAACTTGCATATAGTTGTCACCGATCCTCATAGAGTTGGACACGAAACAGCATATCATCCCGGAGAGACGAACCTACGAATGGCAAACGTGGTGATAATAAATAAGGTTGATACAGCACCCTTAGAGAACATTAACCACATCAGGGAGAACATTAAGAAAGTGAACCCAAACGCCTTAATCCTAGAAGCAGCATCACCAATAACCGCTGATAATCCAAGCCTTATCAAAGGAAAACGCGTCTTAGTCATAGAAGACGGGCCAACATTAACTCATGGAGACATGCCTTATGGTGCTGCAACATTACTGGCTAAACAGCTCGATGCTGAACTCGTAGACCCCAGACCTTATGCTGTTGGCTCAATAAAGGAGGCATATGAGAAATACTCCCATCTCGGCTTGGTGCTTCCGGCCTTGGGCTACGGTGAAAAGCAAATGGCCGAACTATATGAAACGATTGCTCGTACACCGTGTGACGTTGTTGTAATTGGAACCCCCGTTGACCTAAGAAGAGTTATGACAATAAACAAGCCCACCGTTAGAGTTAAATATGAGTTGAAAGTTTTGGGACCCATATCACTCGACCATGTTCTAGACGATTTCCTTAAGAGGAGGGGTAAAAGTGGGAATTGA
- a CDS encoding phosphoadenosine phosphosulfate reductase family protein, translating into MPVTCVKCRSASAEVHIPYARLSLCPKCFADFYVARIRKTVEEFNMFHKSAFVGIAVSGGKDSAALLHALRKAYPEVRLAALHINLGIPEYSEHCQAKVEKLTDMLGVKLHVFDLHKELGVKIVDFKETSFKRKLCSVCGTIKRRIFEEMAMKAKVHVLATGHNLEDVTGVLLNNFLYGRWEQFVRLKPVLPPLAEGMASKVKPLFRSPENENLLYCLYETVPFREIDCPFSTRTGVRKRMEILETLAKYNPYFKQQLLNRFLEIMPLLENVKAKPPLVKCKLCGFPSSSEICAFCKRIKLVKMDKV; encoded by the coding sequence ATGCCTGTAACTTGCGTAAAATGTCGTTCAGCCAGCGCTGAAGTGCATATTCCCTATGCCCGACTAAGCTTGTGCCCTAAATGTTTCGCCGACTTTTATGTTGCAAGAATCAGAAAAACTGTTGAAGAATTTAACATGTTCCATAAAAGTGCCTTTGTTGGCATTGCGGTTTCTGGAGGGAAAGACAGCGCCGCCCTTCTTCATGCTCTGCGAAAAGCTTACCCAGAAGTTAGGCTTGCGGCTCTGCACATAAACCTTGGAATACCTGAATACTCGGAACATTGCCAGGCCAAAGTTGAAAAACTAACTGACATGTTGGGAGTTAAACTTCACGTTTTTGATCTCCATAAAGAATTAGGTGTAAAAATAGTTGATTTTAAGGAAACTTCATTCAAAAGAAAACTTTGCTCTGTTTGCGGAACTATAAAAAGGCGAATTTTTGAGGAAATGGCAATGAAGGCTAAAGTTCACGTTTTGGCAACGGGACACAATTTGGAAGACGTTACGGGCGTATTGCTTAACAATTTTCTGTATGGACGCTGGGAACAGTTTGTTAGGCTTAAGCCAGTTTTGCCACCGCTTGCGGAAGGAATGGCTTCAAAGGTTAAACCGCTTTTTCGCAGCCCGGAAAACGAAAACCTTCTTTATTGCCTATACGAGACTGTCCCTTTCAGAGAAATCGACTGTCCCTTCTCCACTAGAACTGGTGTGCGAAAAAGAATGGAAATTCTTGAAACCTTAGCTAAATATAATCCATACTTTAAACAACAACTTTTAAACCGATTTTTAGAAATCATGCCATTGCTAGAAAACGTTAAGGCTAAACCGCCGCTTGTTAAATGCAAACTTTGCGGTTTTCCCTCATCAAGTGAAATATGCGCTTTTTGTAAACGTATAAAACTTGTAAAAATGGACAAAGTTTAA